A region from the Lentimonas sp. CC4 genome encodes:
- a CDS encoding TraY domain-containing protein, translating into MLAIRLDQEVESRLEQLAKKTGRTKTYYAREAILEHLQDMEDYYLAVETIQNPGKIYTSEEAKRELGL; encoded by the coding sequence ATGTTAGCCATTCGATTAGATCAGGAAGTCGAAAGCCGTCTAGAGCAACTCGCGAAGAAGACTGGACGCACCAAGACTTACTACGCACGCGAAGCCATCTTAGAACATCTTCAAGATATGGAGGATTACTATTTGGCAGTCGAAACGATCCAGAACCCTGGTAAGATCTACACCTCCGAAGAAGCGAAACGTGAGTTGGGATTATAG
- a CDS encoding SRPBCC family protein, which translates to MAKIHQLTREQIIDTDITTAWDFISSPKNLDAITPDDMPFEIITDVPEKMYDGLLIEYRVGIPIIGRQTWLTELKHIRRGHSFVDEQRIGPYKIWYHYHEITVVPGGVRFVDRVNYVLPCGPFGAIAHMLYVKQQLKHVFDYREVAMRKNLVSYAVA; encoded by the coding sequence ATGGCTAAAATACATCAACTCACCCGCGAACAAATCATTGATACGGATATCACCACTGCATGGGACTTTATCAGTTCACCCAAAAACCTCGATGCCATCACGCCCGACGACATGCCCTTTGAGATCATAACGGATGTGCCAGAGAAAATGTATGATGGCCTGCTGATCGAATATCGGGTCGGGATTCCAATTATCGGACGTCAAACGTGGTTGACGGAGCTAAAGCACATCCGTCGGGGGCATTCGTTCGTCGATGAACAGCGTATCGGGCCGTATAAGATCTGGTATCATTACCACGAAATTACCGTCGTGCCCGGCGGCGTGCGTTTCGTCGACCGCGTGAACTACGTCTTACCCTGTGGCCCTTTCGGCGCGATTGCACACATGCTGTATGTGAAGCAGCAGCTGAAGCATGTGTTTGATTATCGTGAAGTCGCCATGCGTAAGAACCTTGTCAGCTACGCGGTGGCTTAG
- a CDS encoding acyl-CoA desaturase encodes MKQPSEILKHALADEDNRLLMASSPIFIMHLLALGALFTRFSWAAVIALVITYVVRVFALTAGFHRYFSHRSFKTSRTFQFIMAWVGTSAAQLGPMWWAANHRHHHQHSDKPEDIHSPVVKDAFWAHIGWIMCRAYGSIQHDRIKDLNKYPELRFIDRFHILPVLSLVALLYAVGAGLNAYYPGLGTSGMQMVMWGFFLSTILVYHVTFCVNSVTHIVGKKRFNNDDESRNSWWVALLTFGEGWHNNHHRWPLSARQGMYWWELDLSYLLLRCLEKIGLVWDLKVYPEAIYAEAEDRASQGGNT; translated from the coding sequence ATGAAACAACCGAGTGAAATTCTAAAACACGCCCTCGCCGATGAGGACAACCGTCTGCTGATGGCATCCTCACCTATATTTATCATGCACCTACTCGCACTGGGCGCACTCTTCACCAGGTTTAGCTGGGCTGCTGTGATTGCACTCGTCATCACATATGTCGTGCGCGTGTTTGCGCTGACTGCCGGCTTCCATCGCTATTTCTCGCACCGCTCCTTCAAGACCAGTCGCACCTTTCAATTTATCATGGCATGGGTCGGCACCTCCGCCGCTCAACTCGGCCCGATGTGGTGGGCAGCGAACCACCGCCACCATCATCAGCACTCGGATAAACCGGAAGACATTCACTCGCCAGTCGTCAAAGATGCCTTCTGGGCACACATCGGCTGGATCATGTGCCGCGCCTATGGATCGATTCAACATGACCGGATCAAAGACTTAAACAAATATCCCGAACTGCGCTTCATTGATCGCTTTCACATTCTGCCAGTGCTCTCACTGGTCGCTCTGCTCTATGCCGTCGGCGCAGGCCTGAATGCTTACTACCCAGGCTTAGGCACCAGTGGCATGCAGATGGTGATGTGGGGCTTCTTTCTCAGCACCATTCTCGTTTATCATGTGACCTTTTGCGTGAATTCAGTCACCCACATAGTGGGTAAGAAACGCTTCAACAACGACGACGAAAGCCGCAACAGCTGGTGGGTGGCGCTGCTCACCTTCGGCGAAGGCTGGCACAATAATCACCACCGCTGGCCGCTTTCCGCTCGGCAAGGCATGTATTGGTGGGAGCTAGATCTATCGTATTTGCTATTACGCTGCTTGGAAAAAATTGGCTTAGTCTGGGATCTTAAAGTGTATCCAGAAGCCATCTACGCAGAGGCCGAAGACCGAGCAAGCCAAGGAGGCAACACTTGA
- a CDS encoding type II toxin-antitoxin system RelE/ParE family toxin gives MSWDYSISSKALKQLKKLDKQVAKQIFDFLDERIVGAEDPRQWGKQLKGELNNVWRYRSGDYRILCQLQGEVFVVLVLEVGHRKNIYR, from the coding sequence GTGAGTTGGGATTATAGCATTTCATCAAAGGCGCTGAAACAGCTCAAGAAGCTTGATAAGCAAGTCGCTAAGCAAATTTTTGATTTCTTAGATGAGCGTATTGTCGGAGCGGAAGACCCTCGCCAATGGGGCAAACAGCTCAAAGGCGAATTAAACAACGTGTGGCGCTATCGAAGCGGCGACTACCGGATTCTTTGTCAGCTTCAAGGCGAAGTATTTGTTGTGCTGGTGCTCGAAGTCGGGCACCGCAAGAACATCTATCGTTAG
- the nth gene encoding endonuclease III: MLKKERAAHVLHRLEELYPNPPIPLDHKDPYTLLIAVLLSAQCTDVRVNQITPTLFARADTPEAMVQVPVEEIREIIRPCGLSPMKSKGIAGLSRMLVDDHGGVVPDDMATLETFPGVGHKTASVVMSQAFGVPAFPVDTHIHRLAQRWGLTDGKSVVQTERDLKRLFPEASWNALHLQIIYYGREYCSARGCDGTVCEMCRTLYPNRKRPLKLKKA, encoded by the coding sequence ATGCTCAAAAAAGAACGCGCAGCTCATGTGCTCCATCGTTTGGAGGAGCTGTATCCGAATCCGCCAATTCCACTGGACCATAAGGATCCCTATACGTTATTGATCGCTGTCCTGCTATCCGCGCAGTGCACGGATGTGCGGGTGAACCAGATCACGCCGACACTCTTTGCGCGTGCAGATACACCGGAGGCCATGGTGCAGGTGCCTGTCGAAGAGATTCGCGAGATCATTCGCCCGTGTGGGCTCTCGCCGATGAAGTCGAAAGGGATCGCCGGACTTTCGCGTATGCTCGTCGATGATCATGGTGGGGTAGTGCCAGACGATATGGCGACTTTAGAGACGTTTCCTGGGGTGGGGCATAAGACGGCGTCGGTTGTGATGTCGCAGGCATTTGGCGTGCCGGCTTTTCCCGTCGATACGCACATCCATCGACTCGCGCAGCGCTGGGGACTGACGGATGGTAAGAGCGTGGTGCAAACTGAACGCGACCTGAAGCGACTCTTCCCCGAGGCGAGTTGGAACGCGCTCCACCTGCAGATTATTTATTACGGGCGAGAGTATTGCTCCGCTCGTGGGTGCGATGGCACGGTATGCGAGATGTGCCGGACGCTCTATCCGAACCGCAAGCGGCCCTTGAAGCTGAAAAAGGCTTAA
- a CDS encoding helix-turn-helix domain-containing protein — MSWNYYNDDYRKPTVAELRAQAEKKIRTLKVSGLKPEPVPAGSRNGAIAKSFWGKAWCKNLEAYSDYEYRLPRGRSYVRNGAVVDLKIEPQKVFARVNGSELYELTVTIDPLAPEKWAALKAKCQGQIGSLIELLQGKFSKEIMSLVADKESGLFPAPGEIHFNCNCPDWADMCKHVAAALYGVGVRLDESPELLFKLRGVDHTELIVIDEAVSDLTKTGSSRRRRSLDNDALGDVFGIDLEDDPPAPRRPSKKAASKAKQPKPYSPTAAKVRKLRKQLGLSKAAFAREVGVTAPTISNWEKKTGVLKLKPDALEQLTRLHQAQ, encoded by the coding sequence ATGAGCTGGAACTACTACAACGACGATTACCGGAAGCCCACCGTCGCAGAACTCCGCGCGCAGGCAGAAAAGAAGATTCGCACGCTCAAAGTCTCCGGCCTCAAGCCCGAACCAGTGCCCGCAGGCTCTCGCAATGGCGCCATCGCGAAAAGTTTCTGGGGCAAGGCATGGTGCAAAAACCTCGAAGCCTATAGCGACTACGAATATCGCCTCCCCCGCGGCCGCAGCTACGTGCGCAACGGAGCAGTTGTTGACCTAAAAATCGAGCCGCAAAAAGTTTTTGCGCGGGTCAACGGCTCGGAACTCTACGAGCTCACCGTCACCATAGATCCCCTCGCCCCCGAAAAATGGGCTGCACTCAAAGCGAAGTGCCAAGGACAGATCGGCTCGCTGATCGAACTGCTACAAGGGAAATTCTCCAAGGAGATCATGTCACTAGTCGCAGACAAAGAGTCAGGATTATTCCCCGCCCCCGGCGAAATTCACTTCAACTGCAACTGTCCCGACTGGGCCGACATGTGCAAACACGTGGCTGCCGCACTGTATGGTGTTGGGGTGCGCCTCGACGAATCTCCCGAATTACTCTTCAAACTCCGCGGTGTGGACCACACCGAGCTCATTGTGATCGACGAAGCCGTCAGTGATCTCACCAAGACCGGCAGCTCCCGCCGCCGACGCAGCTTAGATAACGATGCACTCGGCGATGTGTTCGGTATCGATTTAGAAGACGATCCCCCCGCACCACGACGCCCATCCAAGAAGGCAGCATCCAAAGCCAAGCAACCAAAACCTTACAGCCCCACCGCCGCCAAAGTCCGCAAACTCCGCAAACAACTCGGCCTCAGCAAAGCCGCCTTCGCCCGCGAGGTCGGCGTCACCGCGCCGACGATCAGCAATTGGGAAAAGAAGACGGGCGTGCTCAAGCTCAAGCCCGATGCACTCGAGCAACTCACACGCCTGCACCAAGCACAGTAG
- the murA gene encoding UDP-N-acetylglucosamine 1-carboxyvinyltransferase → MDVFKVSGNGPLNGEIEVGGAKNAALPILAATLLTDETVVLKNVPDLSDMRFMIEILQHVGAETVQPEPGTWEITAKEITHIAPYELVRKMRASVCLLGPLVARMRKAEVSIPGGCVIGPRPIDLHIKGLQKLNCRVDISNGYVHVDASAIKGGPIFLGGRSGSTVTGTANIVMAAVMAPGTTRLECAACEPEVVDLCNLLVKMGAKIEGIGSPELLITGVEKLHGCEHSVIADRIEAGTFVVAAAITRGDVTVKGIAPKLLSAFLDKLEEAGLPMELGDDFIRVLPYEGSLKPVDVITLPHPGYPTDLQAQLGALMTQTDGISIITERIYPNRFMHVPELQRMGADIAMEGPSAIVKGASQLSGAPVMASDLRASAALILAAFAATGDTWIQRIYHLDRGYERFEQKLTGIGAKIERLSDKDMPKELLEE, encoded by the coding sequence ATGGATGTCTTCAAAGTCAGCGGGAACGGACCTTTAAATGGTGAAATCGAAGTCGGCGGCGCAAAAAACGCCGCCCTGCCGATCCTCGCTGCCACCCTGCTGACCGATGAGACGGTCGTTCTAAAGAACGTCCCCGATCTGAGCGATATGCGCTTCATGATCGAGATCCTGCAGCACGTCGGCGCCGAGACAGTGCAACCCGAACCGGGCACCTGGGAGATCACCGCCAAGGAGATCACCCACATCGCCCCGTATGAATTGGTGCGCAAGATGCGCGCTTCGGTTTGCCTCCTCGGCCCACTCGTCGCACGTATGCGCAAAGCCGAAGTATCGATCCCCGGGGGCTGCGTGATCGGCCCCCGTCCGATCGATCTTCACATTAAAGGGCTCCAAAAGCTCAACTGTCGGGTCGACATTTCCAACGGCTACGTCCACGTCGACGCATCCGCAATCAAAGGTGGCCCCATTTTCCTCGGTGGCCGTAGCGGCAGCACCGTCACTGGCACAGCCAACATCGTCATGGCCGCCGTCATGGCTCCTGGCACCACTCGCCTCGAATGCGCGGCCTGTGAGCCCGAAGTCGTCGATCTGTGCAACCTACTCGTCAAGATGGGCGCCAAGATCGAAGGCATCGGCAGCCCCGAGTTACTCATTACTGGAGTTGAAAAACTCCATGGATGCGAACACTCCGTCATCGCCGACCGTATCGAAGCGGGCACCTTCGTGGTCGCTGCCGCCATCACCCGTGGCGACGTCACCGTCAAAGGTATCGCCCCAAAGCTACTCAGCGCGTTCCTCGACAAGCTCGAAGAGGCAGGCCTGCCCATGGAGCTCGGCGACGATTTCATTCGCGTGCTGCCTTACGAAGGCTCACTCAAGCCCGTCGACGTGATTACACTGCCACACCCCGGCTACCCCACTGATTTACAAGCGCAACTCGGCGCATTGATGACGCAGACCGACGGCATCTCCATCATCACCGAGCGTATTTACCCGAACCGCTTCATGCACGTGCCCGAGCTCCAACGCATGGGCGCAGACATCGCAATGGAAGGCCCGAGTGCGATCGTCAAAGGCGCAAGCCAACTCTCCGGCGCGCCTGTCATGGCATCGGACCTTCGCGCCTCTGCGGCACTCATCCTCGCCGCCTTCGCAGCGACGGGCGACACCTGGATCCAACGCATTTACCACCTCGACCGCGGCTACGAACGCTTTGAGCAAAAGCTCACTGGCATCGGTGCTAAGATCGAGCGTCTAAGCGACAAGGACATGCCGAAGGAACTACTGGAAGAGTAG
- a CDS encoding DUF1295 domain-containing protein — MSNYWINLLLLGSIGASLAYFTARRIQVMALVDVVWSAGLGVAAVAYLMQMETPTARSYVVLAILLSWSLRLSFYLLKHRVLSGKEDPRYSYLTAHWGDKAMRNYFPLFLLQILLVALFMVPVSIAMNASGPWGLIDWIAVGIALCALLGEFVADRQLARFRSAPTNRNKVCKQGLWRYSRHPNYFFEWVHWWAYVALAATSIMWPFALLGPLSMYLFLRFLTGVPHAERSSLQSRGDDYRRYQQSTNMFFPWKPHH, encoded by the coding sequence TTGAGCAACTATTGGATCAATCTGCTCTTGCTCGGAAGTATTGGTGCAAGCTTGGCATATTTCACTGCCCGTCGGATTCAGGTCATGGCTTTGGTCGATGTCGTTTGGTCGGCTGGTCTAGGCGTTGCCGCAGTCGCGTATCTCATGCAAATGGAAACGCCAACAGCACGGAGCTATGTAGTCCTGGCGATTCTACTCAGTTGGTCGTTGCGGCTCTCGTTTTACTTACTCAAGCATCGAGTATTATCAGGTAAAGAAGATCCACGCTACAGCTACTTGACCGCTCATTGGGGCGACAAGGCGATGCGCAACTACTTCCCGCTCTTTCTCCTACAGATCTTGTTGGTCGCACTGTTCATGGTGCCGGTCAGCATTGCGATGAATGCCAGCGGTCCATGGGGTCTAATTGATTGGATTGCCGTCGGCATTGCGCTCTGCGCTCTGCTCGGTGAATTCGTCGCAGATCGACAACTCGCACGCTTTCGTAGTGCCCCCACCAACCGAAATAAGGTCTGCAAGCAAGGACTGTGGCGCTATTCACGTCACCCGAACTACTTTTTCGAATGGGTGCACTGGTGGGCTTACGTCGCCTTAGCAGCCACTTCCATAATGTGGCCGTTTGCATTATTAGGCCCTCTGAGTATGTATTTATTCTTACGATTCCTCACCGGCGTGCCGCATGCGGAGCGATCCTC
- a CDS encoding dUTPase, with the protein MDKFDELFDLQNALNKRIGVDTDNMSDEEKTKWVLNYTRAMQQEMSELIDSVPWKWWAKYQEFDEQNAKVEVVDLFHFVISLAQVLGMSPEDVHAAYTKKNKVNHDRQDSGYSKKDEDDSRHI; encoded by the coding sequence ATGGATAAATTTGACGAACTTTTTGACCTTCAGAACGCGTTGAACAAGCGCATTGGCGTGGATACTGACAATATGTCGGACGAAGAAAAGACCAAGTGGGTGCTGAATTACACGCGCGCGATGCAGCAGGAAATGTCGGAGCTGATTGATTCGGTGCCATGGAAGTGGTGGGCGAAATATCAAGAGTTCGACGAGCAAAATGCGAAGGTCGAAGTGGTCGATCTGTTTCACTTTGTGATTTCACTCGCGCAGGTGCTGGGCATGTCTCCAGAAGATGTGCATGCAGCCTACACCAAAAAGAATAAGGTGAACCACGATCGTCAGGACAGCGGCTACTCTAAGAAGGACGAAGACGACTCGCGGCATATCTAG
- a CDS encoding CPBP family intramembrane glutamic endopeptidase encodes MNESPFMILLYVGMAAYVGNIYWGDYQSQKVGEPNPSAMPGATAASLKLFVIGVIGALLILAAETGGEIALGIASEQSEMVWYFVFASLGAGIVEEVIFRGYLVIDKKGKAALIGSCVGFSLIFAIIHGHFWSNEEGEAFAWTFTTKAFFTTGILLANSLWFYALRFGPWNKNRSLFPCMLAHAASNLGVFAVKFVQGFVIF; translated from the coding sequence ATGAACGAATCTCCTTTTATGATCTTACTCTACGTCGGCATGGCTGCCTACGTGGGGAATATATATTGGGGCGATTATCAGTCGCAGAAGGTTGGTGAGCCGAATCCGTCGGCGATGCCGGGGGCGACTGCCGCCTCGTTGAAGCTCTTTGTGATCGGTGTGATCGGCGCGTTGCTGATTTTGGCGGCTGAGACGGGTGGCGAGATTGCGCTGGGCATCGCGAGTGAGCAGAGCGAGATGGTGTGGTATTTCGTGTTCGCCAGCCTTGGAGCAGGTATCGTGGAAGAGGTGATCTTTCGCGGTTATCTGGTGATCGATAAAAAAGGCAAAGCTGCGTTGATCGGTAGTTGCGTGGGGTTTTCGCTGATATTCGCGATCATTCACGGGCATTTCTGGAGCAATGAAGAGGGCGAAGCTTTTGCATGGACGTTTACTACGAAGGCCTTTTTTACGACGGGGATTTTGCTGGCGAACTCGCTCTGGTTCTACGCGCTTCGTTTTGGGCCATGGAATAAGAACCGCTCACTGTTTCCGTGTATGTTGGCACACGCGGCGAGTAATCTCGGCGTGTTTGCAGTGAAGTTCGTCCAGGGCTTTGTGATTTTTTAG
- a CDS encoding DEAD/DEAH box helicase, with protein MAISYAWLVRYSLGFLLIELLSNGIELKLRATNRNAQHSTSNVQHRTPMSQLELTPHGIVLCRDDSLKELAGFGDSEPAGLIRIAGQKLPPEVDASVLYWKEFAEHFIRALCHVSPENEADLQVDPPATADLSEIILNAPPMRGAEYLTLDVLRALWQRLVEWTRAQLETGTDLTTLLATHAPLWSRVGRVTLHLAENKSDPEYPFAFMASYASGLSKSGRLQQLPLGKALKEYAGTNNKSALLKLLSPINAAAKQCKLIADLVETQDIFHPLVWLPSEAFQFLQSVPELEDAGLLIRLPDWWKKRTRRPQVAAKIGSAKRSSVGEHGLLDVKLNVIVDGQALSPEEIEALLDGDDGLVLLRGQWVEVDREKLQQALDHWRRVEAHGEISFAEGMRWLAGAPADLAASSETETFHEWAFAEPGEALAELLQQLKDPAQLTPPDTLLATLRPYQQAGLDWLWFCTQTGLGACLADDMGLGKTIQLLAALLRKKQQSPKSAPALLVVPASLIGNWQREADKFAPSLRLFVAHPSECPKDILHSTPTDQLAHADLVITTYGMLNRLDWPAEFDWSWVVLDEAQAIKNHATRQSKAVRALKAQARIALTGTPIENTLGDLWSLFDFINPGLLGSSGQFGKFTKDLSKSTSDHFAPLRRLVSPYILRRLKTDKSIIGDLPDKTEMKVFCGLSVEQAKLYQHTVKTLKEELATSEGIQRKGLVLSYLMRFKQICNHPDQLTGAGEYIPKQSAKFQRLEELAAQIESRGEKLLIFTQFREMTDPLADCLAAIFGRSGLVLHGGTPINQRQQMVDHFQREDGPPFFVLSLKAGGTGLNLTAASHVVHFDRWWNPAIENQATDRAFRIGQKRNVLVHKFVTSGTLEEKIDRMIAEKQSTADQLLTGSAEKTLTELSNDELLDLIRLDLQHADTKL; from the coding sequence GTGGCCATATCATACGCTTGGTTAGTGCGTTATTCTCTCGGGTTCCTGCTCATCGAATTATTATCCAATGGCATCGAGCTAAAGCTCCGAGCGACCAACCGCAACGCTCAACACTCAACGTCCAACGTCCAACATCGCACCCCCATGAGCCAACTCGAACTCACGCCACACGGCATCGTCCTCTGCCGCGACGACTCGCTCAAAGAGCTGGCCGGGTTCGGTGACTCCGAACCTGCTGGCCTCATCCGTATCGCAGGCCAAAAGCTGCCGCCTGAAGTCGATGCATCCGTGCTCTATTGGAAAGAATTCGCCGAGCACTTTATCCGTGCGCTCTGCCACGTCTCACCCGAAAACGAGGCAGATCTACAAGTTGATCCACCTGCCACCGCCGACCTCTCCGAGATCATTCTCAATGCGCCACCCATGCGCGGCGCTGAATACCTCACACTCGACGTGCTACGCGCCCTCTGGCAGCGACTCGTCGAGTGGACACGCGCTCAGCTCGAAACCGGCACCGACCTGACCACCCTACTCGCCACCCACGCCCCGCTCTGGTCGCGCGTCGGTCGCGTCACCCTCCACCTCGCCGAGAATAAGAGCGACCCCGAATACCCCTTCGCGTTCATGGCCTCCTACGCTTCAGGGCTCAGCAAAAGTGGCCGTCTGCAACAACTCCCGCTCGGCAAGGCGCTCAAGGAATACGCAGGCACCAACAACAAGTCCGCACTCCTCAAACTACTCTCCCCAATCAACGCCGCAGCGAAACAGTGCAAACTCATCGCGGATCTGGTCGAGACGCAGGATATTTTCCACCCGCTCGTCTGGTTGCCGAGCGAAGCCTTCCAATTCCTACAAAGCGTGCCCGAGCTGGAAGACGCCGGCCTCCTCATTCGCCTGCCGGACTGGTGGAAAAAGCGCACCCGCCGTCCACAAGTCGCCGCCAAGATCGGTTCCGCTAAACGCAGTTCCGTCGGCGAGCACGGCCTGCTCGACGTGAAACTCAATGTCATCGTCGACGGGCAAGCGCTCAGCCCCGAAGAGATCGAAGCACTCCTCGACGGCGACGACGGACTCGTCCTGCTGCGCGGCCAATGGGTCGAAGTCGACCGCGAAAAACTACAACAAGCCCTAGATCACTGGCGCCGCGTGGAAGCCCACGGCGAGATCTCCTTCGCCGAAGGCATGCGCTGGCTCGCCGGCGCACCCGCCGATTTAGCCGCGAGCAGTGAAACCGAAACCTTCCACGAATGGGCCTTTGCCGAACCCGGCGAGGCACTGGCCGAACTCCTGCAGCAACTCAAAGACCCTGCACAGCTCACGCCACCCGACACACTGCTAGCCACACTGCGCCCCTATCAACAGGCAGGTCTCGACTGGCTGTGGTTTTGCACGCAGACAGGCCTCGGCGCCTGCCTCGCCGACGACATGGGTCTGGGTAAAACCATCCAACTACTCGCCGCCCTGCTACGCAAAAAGCAACAATCCCCGAAGTCCGCGCCCGCCCTGCTGGTCGTGCCTGCCTCATTGATCGGCAACTGGCAGCGCGAAGCCGATAAATTTGCCCCCTCGCTACGCCTGTTCGTCGCTCACCCATCGGAGTGCCCGAAGGACATTCTCCACAGCACACCGACCGATCAGCTTGCCCACGCGGATCTCGTCATCACCACCTACGGCATGCTCAACCGGCTCGACTGGCCGGCCGAATTCGACTGGAGCTGGGTCGTGCTCGACGAAGCACAAGCCATCAAAAATCACGCCACCCGCCAGAGCAAAGCCGTGCGCGCCCTCAAAGCACAGGCTCGCATCGCCCTCACCGGCACGCCGATCGAAAACACGCTCGGCGATCTCTGGTCACTGTTTGATTTCATCAACCCTGGTCTACTCGGCAGCTCTGGACAGTTTGGTAAGTTCACCAAGGACCTGAGCAAATCCACCAGCGATCACTTTGCCCCCCTACGCAGGCTCGTCAGCCCTTACATTTTACGTCGCCTCAAAACCGACAAGTCAATCATCGGTGACTTACCAGACAAAACCGAGATGAAAGTCTTCTGTGGTCTTAGCGTCGAGCAAGCCAAGCTCTACCAGCACACCGTCAAGACACTGAAAGAGGAGCTCGCCACTTCTGAAGGCATTCAACGCAAGGGCCTCGTGCTTAGCTACCTGATGCGCTTCAAACAGATCTGCAACCACCCCGACCAACTCACAGGCGCAGGCGAATACATACCCAAGCAAAGTGCCAAATTCCAGCGACTCGAAGAGCTCGCCGCCCAGATCGAATCACGCGGCGAGAAGCTACTGATCTTCACCCAATTCCGCGAAATGACTGATCCGCTTGCCGATTGCCTTGCTGCGATCTTCGGTCGCTCTGGCCTCGTGCTACACGGCGGCACGCCGATCAACCAGCGCCAGCAAATGGTCGACCACTTCCAACGCGAGGACGGCCCGCCGTTCTTCGTGCTCTCGCTCAAAGCCGGCGGCACCGGGCTCAACCTCACCGCCGCCTCGCACGTCGTCCACTTCGACCGCTGGTGGAATCCTGCCATCGAAAACCAGGCCACCGACCGTGCCTTCCGTATTGGCCAGAAACGCAACGTGCTGGTGCACAAATTCGTCACCAGCGGAACACTTGAAGAAAAAATCGACCGCATGATCGCTGAGAAGCAAAGCACCGCCGACCAACTATTAACTGGCAGCGCCGAGAAAACGTTGACCGAACTCAGCAATGACGAACTCTTAGACCTCATCCGCCTCGATCTACAACACGCCGACACCAAACTATGA